A part of Synchiropus splendidus isolate RoL2022-P1 chromosome 19, RoL_Sspl_1.0, whole genome shotgun sequence genomic DNA contains:
- the nkiras2 gene encoding NF-kappa-B inhibitor-interacting Ras-like protein 2, translating to MGKSCKVVVCGQAAVGKTAILEQLLYANHVAGSEPMETLEDIYIGSIETDRGTREQVRFYDTRGLRDGMEFPRHYYSFADGFVLVYSIDSKESFKRMEALKKDIDRHRDKKEVTIVVLGNKLDKQEERRVDANMAQNWAKNEKVRLWELSVVDRRSLIEPFVYLASKMTQPQSKSTFPLSRNKNKGSGSTDS from the exons ATGGGCAAAAGCTGTAAAGTAGTGGTGTGCGGACAGGCAGCTGTTGGGAAGACTGCTATTTTAGAGCAACTTCTCTATGCCAACCATGTCGCAG GTTCTGAACCCATGGAAACCCTGGAGGACATCTACATCGGCTCCATTGAAACTGATCGGGGAACACGGGAGCAGGTGCGCTTCTATGATACGCGGGGTCTGCGGGATGGGATGGAGTTTCCTCGTCACTACTACTCGTTCGCAGATGGATTCGTGCTTGTCTACAGCATAGATAGCAAAGAATCCTTTAAAAGGATGGAGGCTCTGAAGAAGGATATTGACCGACACAGAGACAAGAAAGAG GTGACCATCGTTGTCCTGGGGAACAAGCTGGACAAGCAGGAAGAGCGGAGGGTGGATGCCAACATGGCTCAGAACTGGGCCAAGAATGAAAAGGTGCGTCTGTGGGAGTTGTCCGTGGTGGATCGCCGCTCCTTGATCGAGCCCTTCGTCTACCTGGCCAGTAAAATGACTCAGCCTCAAAGCAAGTCCACGTTCCCCCTCAGCCGTAACAAGAACAAGGGCAGTGGTTCCACTGACAGCTGA
- the dnajc7 gene encoding dnaJ homolog subfamily C member 7, with protein sequence MATEHGGAVNMDPDLELLSDDELEREAEGFKEQGNAYYIRKDYAEAFNYYTKAIDMCPKNASYYGNRAATLMMLFRFREALEDSQQAVRLDNSFMKGHLREGKCHLSLGNAMAASRCFQRVLELEADNSQAQQELKNAESILEYERMAEIGFEKRDFRMVVYCMDRALESAGACHRFKILKAECLALLGRYPEAQSVASDILRMDPTNADALYVRGLCLYYEDCIEKAVQFFVQALRMAPDHDKARLACRNAKALKAKKEEGNKAFKEGSFEAAYELYSEALTIDPNNIKTNAKLYCNRATVGSKLKKLDQAIEDCTKAIKLDETYIKAYLRRAQCYMETEQYEEAVRDYEKVYQTEKTKEHKHLLKNAQLELKKSKRKDYYKVLGVDKNATEEEIKKAYRKRALLHHPDRHSGASPELQKEEEKKFKEVGEAFSVLSDPKKKARYDSGQDLEDDGMNMADFDANNIFKAFFGGPGGFSFEASGPGNFFFQFG encoded by the exons ATGGCGACGGAACACGGCGGTGCTGTGAACATGGACCCGGACTTGGAGCTCCTTAGTGACGACGAACTTGAAAG GGAGGCAGAGGGCTTCAAAGAGCAGGGCAATGCTTATTACATCAGGAAGGACTATGCAGAGGCATTCAACTATTACACAAAAGCAATAG ATATGTGCCCCAAAAATGCAAGTTATTATGGAAACAGAGCAGCCACGCTGATGATGCTCTTCCGGTTTAGAGAGGCGCTGGAGGATTCCCAACAAGCAGTACGACTAGATAACTCCTTCATGAAG GGGCATTTGCGGGAGGGTAAGTGCCACCTGTCTCTCGGGAATGCCATGGCTGCCAGTCGGTGTTTTCAGAGAGTTCTGGAGCTGGAGGCCGACAACAGCCAAGCACAACAAGAG TTAAAAAATGCTGAGTCCATCCTTGAGTACGAACGTATGGCTGAGATCGGATTTGAGAAAAGAGACTTCAGGATG GTGGTCTACTGCATGGACCGAGCACTGGAGTCTGCCGGAGCCTGCCATCGCTTCAAAATACTGAAGGCTGAGTGTCTAGCGCTGCTTGGGCGTTACCCCGAGGCCCAGTCCGTCGCCAG CGACATTCTGCGCATGGACCCCACGAACGCTGATGCGCTCTACGTGCGTGGTCTTTGTCTCTACTATGAAGACTGCATTGAAAAGGCGGTCCAGTTCTTCGTCCAGGCTCTTCGCATGGCTCCAGACCATGACAAAGCTCGACTGGCTTGCAGG aaTGCAAAAGCACTCAAGGCCAAGAAGGAGGAAGGGAACAAGGCCTTCAAGGAGGGGAGTTTTGAAGCTGCTTATGAACTCTACTCTGAGGCCCTGACAATAGACCCCAACAACATCAAGACGAATGCCAAGTTGTATTGTAACAGGGCCACTGTTGGATCCAAG CTGAAGAAACTAGATCAAGCCATTGAAGACTGCACGAAGGCCATCAAGCTGGATGAGACCTACATCAAAGCCTATTTAAGGAGAGCACAGTG CTACATGGAAACGGAGCAGTACGAAGAAGCCGTCCGGGACTATGAGAAGGTTTACCAGACAGAGAAGACAAAag AACACAAACACCTCCTCAAAAATGCCCAGCTGGAGTTAAAGAAGAGCAAGCGAAAAGACTACTATAAAGTGCTTGGAGTGGATAAGAACGCGACAGAGGAGGAGATCAAGAAAGCGTATCGCAAACGGGCCCTGTTACATCATCCAG ATCGCCACAGCGGTGCTAGTCCGGAGTTGcagaaggaagaagagaagaagttCAAGGAGGTGGGAGAAGCCTTCAGCGTGCTCTCGGATCCAAAGAAGAAGGCTCGTTACGACAGCGGCCAGGATCTGGAGGACGATGGCATGAACATGGCAG ATTTTGATGCCAACAACATCTTCAAGGCTTTCTTTGGGGGACCAGGAGGTTTTAGTTTTGAAG cATCTGGACCAGGAAATTTCTTCTTCCAGTTCGGTTAG